The genomic interval AGTTTCCAACttacaaggttttttttttcttctctttaggTGCAGAAAGAGTCCCATCTCAACCCGCCCAGCCGGAAAAATACATCTTGCATGTAACGCATGCCTATGTTCTATTCTAGTGACTTTCATGTTTGGTCATATTGAGGTCATATTGCAAGAATAAAAGAGACGCTACTTACTCTTAGGGTCGGTTTAATTTAAAGGTTATTAGGGAAAACGTTAACCACAAACTAAGCATGAAAGTGATAGGATGCAAAGTTGGACTGTAGAAGGAACACTCCAAGAAGCTTTCTTCTACGCATGCATTTTTACGGTACctgatttaatttcttttctcggCAAAATTAAACTGACAATGCATGGATATGCTTCAGTTTCATTCCAAAAATAAATACTCTCCAGTATGGCTataactgtcttttttttttcagtttcagaccaaaaaactgaaaaatatctaGAATCATTCACGTTTTCATGTTGAACCTGATGAGTACCGTCTGCTGGAACCGGATGTTATTTAAATCAGGAACGGGGAACGAGGAACGGGTGTATAGCAGTTATCCAAGTTATCCACATAAGAATTCAAGTTAAAAACCCTTTTCATAAAGTCTTGAGTCCGACGTCCGAGTCGAAAGAGCGCGTGCTCAAAACTGGTGCTCAGGCCCTTTTCTTCGTCTCGTCATCCGCTATTTTAAATTCTTATGGGGATTACCGGTGTAAACCCGATTCTCGTCCCACGTTCCCCGCTCCCCGCTCCCCGCTCCCTGCTCCCCGCTCCCCGCTCCCCGTTCTTTGTTCCCCGATCCTGATTTTAGTACAAAACCTGCCTTGTCTCAAGTGCGTTTTTTCAAGTGTCCTTAATTCGCGGTCCTCACTTCACAATTTATGCTTTTACTTGCGTTCGGTTTTGAGGGTGTTACATGAATACAAAATTCAGATCAATGCCCAATGTAAAGCGTTTAAGGCCCCCTTGAACATCTTCACATCTGCATAATATAATAGTGACTCATGCAAAACATTTTAGTCTCAGTGATATCTGTCCGGTCGGTAAGGAGGACGGAAAAATGTCGTCTTTCCCAACTTCCTTTCTTACTTTGCTCTTCTGTCGTTGTACATCGGCTTATCGTAAATACAGCTACCGCTGTGAACGTCTTAAtatctcctttttttgtttcttgcatGTTCACACAAACTGACCGTCTGGAACAAGCTATGGCATTCTATACAGAAGAATAATAGGGAATAATAAGTAATTCAATAAAAACATGCTCCGCACTATACGTTAAGAATATAAAAGGTAATAGTTGAATATGTTTTAATGATTatgaagagaaaataataggACATTACGAATTCGTTTTTCCTCGTAAATGccttcatgaaataaaaactttccaATACAACACTTCCTTACGCTGGGAGACGAGGGTCACGTTTCGCTAAATGTTGTGTAACTGTTTGCTTGCACATGTAAAGCATCGCTTTTCGTTTCGCATACAGCATTTCGCTCACGGAGAGTAAAAAACGTCCGTTTTCTTTCAGTGAGCCTGGGTCGCCTGTGAGTATATGCGAGCAGCGATGAGGTTGGCTCTTTTAATAAATCATCAGAAAgacgaaagaagaaaaaatgccctcaTGAGAACAAGGCTCCGgtcaatttgaaaaatgttgtcATCCAGGCGGTGTccgcactccgattgcgttgcattgtggtagcttcattttcaatatgcgGTGAAAGCAGCAGAATTCGGTAGATTTTGACggaacattccgtaaaagttaggccgttcctttttcctttcaccataggtaaatgtaatttgatttattctgaatgtgtaaaagtatCTTTTGTGAGTATTTGTTGCGTATTGaatggttctcaaggacaaacgcaatcattgtttttttgtatgtaatttgagaccggatttcaagaaggtcaaatttgatgtacgtcgtagtttggagcctttcaaatATTTGAATGGCCGCTTTGATCCGTCTTTAACAGCTCTGAccaaacgctctccaacggtacatgcgtttctcgcattttaagtgcgggtgtttgagaccgattatgtTCGAGAAAAGGCCTATTGTTGCGggtttacggttagatcgctccatggttagatcgctccaagtcagatcgctccataccgaagtcagatcgctccactcgaaagttagttcgctccatcaaataagttacttcgctccatacataagttacttcgctccattATCATTTATTACgcactgaaacacttatttcatcattggtaattcgctttggtgggttcaagtgaacgaatcgtcgatcactttatatttcagcaacttgattgcaagcaacatcatcaactataaactacaaagatcagaagtaagttagtttattagttttctacgttcattacacactgaaaaACTTGTTCCAACATCGGTAATTCGACCGATCGCAAGACGCAAtacacatcatcaactataaactataaagatcagaagtaagttagtgtattaggtttctacgtggagcgaagtaacttatgtatggagcgaagtaacttatttgatggagcgaactaacttttgagtggagcgatctgacttcggtatggagcgatctgacttggatcgatctaaccatggagcgatctaaccggatacccCAATGGCTACACGAATCTACGGtgctctttgattttttaactGGGTCTCAAATATCCTCTTACGTGGCTTAAATATCCTCTCACAAGACTCATTTTCTACAAGTGGACTTTCTTGAGCGCCGCTGTTAATTAAAAAGGTCCCTTAAATACAAGGCAAACCAATTGAGGTCCATACCAAATATACGTGAATGTAATGgggattcactgtctgttgccgtTCTTTAAAAAGTTAGAAAATGTGGACGGCCTGTGCCACCCCTGTCATTCCTCCGTGAAGAATTTGTTCAGCTTTACACTGGTAGCATTTCAGATCGTGAAATTGTTCTTCGAAGTGGTTTTTTGTCACAGAAATTTGAGGATAGTGAGAGCTTCATGGCTGATAAAGTATTTCAAATTCAAGACATTTTGCCACTTGGAGTAAAATTGTACATTCCACCTTTCCTTGGGAGAAAGAGTCAAATGTCTGCTGAAGATGTGATATGAACACAACAAATAGCTGGTTTCAGGATACATGTAGAGAGggtaataaacaaaatcaagaacttCCTCATCTggaaaggagaaattcctttaaGTTTGTTTGGAGTTGTTAACCAGATGTGGAGTGTGTGCCTTCCTTTGCAATGCTCAAGATCCACTGATTTCAGAATAGtttgtatcatttttttatcaacatttgTGTAGTTCCAGGAAATTTCTAAACAACTCACTGAAGGGATTGGAAATTCCATGGGGGTGAGAGTTCTCAAAGACcaaaaaattagaaaacaatGTATATAGTTTTATTGGAGTTTTCAGAGAGATGGGGGTTGTTACAAAAAAATCCCTTCTGTGAGGGAGGTacatgtatggatattttatgTAGCTACACATTTTCCTCTAAATTTAGAGAGCCATCAAGAAGAGCTAGCTCTCAAAAACAGCGTGTTGTAAACCAACTACAAATTTCTCTTCAATTCCTTTCTTCTTTGGCTGATCTAAAAAGCCACATAAGATACACAATAGTTCATCAATGTTTTCTACCAATGGCAGTCAACTGTTAGATGGCTTTCCAGGGTTCAAAAATGAGATGATAAGAAAGAATACtgcaatttttcaattcattctATTAAGTCACAGAACCAACTAAACAAAATTCTCCCTACATTTCTTTACAACTAATAGAGAGAATTGATGTAATTTGGTTGTATTTGTAGTTACAATGGTAATATAAATATCTATTATTTTATCAAAGGCTGAAATAAGTTTCCTTATATTTCAAAAGTGTTCTCAGTATAAAATGCATCTTGCATTATTGTGAATCATTATCCAGATGTTATGATCTCACTCAAAGCTGCAAAGTATGAACATGTAAATAGGATCCAAAAAAGTATCTTTGATAACTCACGTGGAAGTCTTGAAAATATGTAATCACTTCCACTCTCATGAACACAACTCAGTTTAATtgttgagtaaatttttcaaattttgtgaaaattttaatgcAATCTTTGACAAATACCCAAATTATGAAAGGCATTACGCTTTACTTTGCACATGTCTCAGTAAGTGACTGAAGTATTATCTTCCATTTGTAAATGCCTAGCCAAGAATTCAAGGCTCTCTAGCTGCCTTGGCAAGAAAATGTGTTACATAATAAGACTTCAATGTACCCTTTAAGATGTTCCAGTGTTGGTCATTGAATGGAATACATTCAATGCTCagtcctttgtttgtttgaactACAAAGTCACATCATCTAATACCAGTGACCCTCATCAGTCCCTGCACTTGAGCATAGTAATTGTGATTGCACTTCAGTTTGGGTTCATCATTGACATTCTCCAGAAAAAAACTGCTCTCTGAACATGCATCTAGTGAGGTAACAAGGAATTTTGTTTTGGGACACTTGACCTCTAAAAGGCCAAAGGGGGATGAGCAGCCAACATCGATAACTTTTCCATCAGGTGAGGCACCCAAACATGGTGCATCCAGACTCACTACTGGACCTGAGCCAAAGTTTGAAGCTGTGACTCTAAATTGCCttccagttttcttttcaatttcactGATTTTGTCTTCATCGACCTAAAGCCTTAATTTCCCAGAAGTTTACCTCTACCTCTGATACTCCAATTTGGCTCAATGAACTGCTATGTTGATGTACGGTTGAGAGGGAATCTAGGAAAAACATTAATTGGCTCATTGTAAGTGTGGTTTGGGCCAACCTTGGGTACTGATAAAATGTTGCAATACTCTCTAAAATTATCCGCAGTAGTGGATAGCTGATAACTTGCATAACCACCTTGAGGGCTTTTGCCAAATTTGGTTTCTAATAATTGTGTACTTTCAGAACTAGGATCCATTATCTGTGATGAAGCCATTTTAGGATTTGCTGCTTGCAACCTTGTCAACAACTTGTGCTCATCTGCTCTTTGACCCTTGATGCTTTGAATTGTCCTGGCTTTGTATAGTAGACACCTCACCCCAGGTTCTCTTGATGAAGATCTGTCTAAGTCCTTATGAGTTTTGTGAACCACAACCTCCATAGCTGGTTGTAGAACTATGGTGTTCCCTCCATCCTTTCGATGCCATTGTTGCAAAATTGATGTGCAAGCCTGTTTTGGCTGTACGTCATCTTCATTGTCTACGTCACTGATACTCTTGCATTGATGCAAGGTGAACTTGCAGACTTTCATCATGAAGGCTAACACCAATTGCACCGTCAACACAGGTACAGTGTGCATGTTCTACCTTACCACTTACAATGCACAGAGTTCCTTTTAAGTTATGAAGTGGATCATTCTTTTTGAAACTGTGGTGACATTCcgacttgaaataaaaataactgtCGTCACTTGCTGCCACGATTTCTTTCAAGTATTCGTCTTGAAGAAATTTAGTTGCTTTTCTAACACTCGTTGGAACAGAGTGGGTGCTGATGTTGGAGTCAATATTTTTCTCTGACTTTGATATATGTCCATTCACTTCTGCGCGAGTGAAGAAAGGCATTCTTGTGAGATCGACAGACCAGCCATCTGACGGATACTTCGGTTGTGATTCACCGTAAACACTCGGGTCGATGTCTTTGCTGACGTCGCCTCGTTCTATTGTTTCCTTTTCGTGTAAATCCTGTTCGGACCATGTATCGACAATCTTCTGATCACGGCGAGACTTTCTATTCTCTTCAACCCTTTATTGAAGGAAAAGTATCTTTTTGGTTCCGAATAATTTTTGCATCGAATTCAAGCCAGATGAGAACCGCACACGTGCGAAGTGCACTGATACGAAATGATGCCTTACTTCTTTATTAGTAACGCCTTGGTTTTCAAACCCTTCAACGAATCTCCGCGACGTTTCAACCAGAACCGGAGTTCTTCGTTTTTCAAAGTCGCAGGTTCTCTTCCAGCCAGGGAAGCGCCGGGAATATCGTCCTCTGACAAGGCACATGCAGCCATACGtgacaataaaaacaatcagGGAAAAGCCACCATACGGCAGAGGggcattttgttgcgcatgCGCCAGTAGAATTTTGTTCGGCGCGTGCTGCGTCATTTGTACATTCTCAGCGCGCTTCCGCGGGTTTTCAACGAGGCGATTGACacctttttgtaattttttttggagagGGATGCAAGAGAATGACAAGTTTACCAATATTTCTAACTTTGTGGATACTCGTGGTGTTTGCTGGCCCCTCGGATGAGGATATTTTAATGTTCAAAGTGCgaacaaaacgcgaaaaaaacttgaagtttgagaatttggtttaCTGAAGATCAAGATGTGCAGATGACTGATGGCAAACCTTGAAGGTTAGTCTAAAGATGTTGATGGTTTACTTGTAAAAATCACAAAGTTGTATGTGAAGAGGATGGTGAGATATTTGATCCAATGACAGAATTTAATTTAGAACGGgatcttattttacttcaactttgaaataaaattgcgtTAAGTTCGAGGTGGCCCCCaagcttcaaatcacttcaGATAACAtcgtcttttctttctctttgtagtcACATTGGACACAAggctttaaaaaatctttcagcTTCAGGATTGAGTTGCTCTTACTACAACCTTCGGCGAATTCGTTTTCGGGAGGCTGAGGTGGATTTTCCAAGTCATGGCTCACAACTTTCTTTGGCCCTTTTGCTCTTTAAGTCTGTGAACATGGTAGGTAGGCAGGCATGTGTCTTATCACAGGTTATAGTTTGGTTTTCATCATCTCCGGCTTAAGCTTATTTTTCCTGAGTTTTAGTGggaattttttcaattgcctTTTTGGGCTTCAGGTACTAAATGGAGGAAAAACTTCGATAGAACTTATTTATCTCACTCGCCCCAAATCCCTCACTACTGTCagttaattgtttatttatttggcTTTCGGTCAAACTAGTCCAATTAccccaaaaaaataaatggacTCCTCCTCACATGTGTGTGGCTTTCAAAAAGACAAATACttgtttgataaaaacaaagtacCACTGACTTGTCTGGTGGCACAATCAATACAGCTGCAAATGATGGATGTATATGATGGTGTTGCATGAGGTGCTCTTCAAGGTCTCTCATAGTAAAGAAACCGAGAAACCGTCTGAAATGATTTCAAGTTTCTTCAAATGTTTATCATTTTGTCCATGCTGAAGGACTTGTGTGACTTCCAAATTTGGTTGCTGAACTGGTAGGTTGAAAGAGTCATATAACTGATTTCCTTTTATCATGACATTAGTAAACATAGTAATCTGTGATTAGTTTGGGATTCAGTTTCAGCATGTTAGATGCCGAATGTAGAATGGCTTTTTTAGCTGTCTTACCAAgctcttactttttttttttatagaaacaCCTTACACAGTGGACATGAAGTTGATTCACTGAGGCAAACATCATGGAGTAAGTGAAAACAACCAGGCAGGAGGGTCCAATTCTCATCCTGGCTGGAAATGTTACACAGAGgtaaatcacatttttttgtttgatcagGCTTGATAGCACAGTGATACCCTAAAGATAAAACAGTCATCTTCATATTTTTGTTGGGGGACATTGTTGGCAGTGTGACATGAGTTGGAACATTTGtgttgcagctgttgtttcaaGGAGAATAGACTCTGTCCTGGACTCCAAGAGATTTTTATAAACATGGAGGACAGTGCTTGAGCACATCTCACTTTTAGTAAGCCTAGCTGGTTGtgtgagaaagaaaactgcTTAGGTGTGGTGAAAAATGACCTGTAGTGTAACTGTTTATCCTTTGACTGGAAAATGGAATTTGCTTTCTTTCTAAGTTCATCAGCAGTATCAGAACTGTTTATCTGTGAACAGAGTATGCTGTGGGTGTTTTCCACAGGATATTCATAGAAAAGGCAATGTAATTCCTTAGTAGATTATACAGTTGTGGAGCATGTTTTCCCCAGTGAGAGCACATGTTGATCCAAACAAGTGGTGCTATGTTATAGTGCTGGCATTGGAGGCAAGTAAACATGATCCAAATCCTGATCATTGTGCTAAAATACTCAGAGTAATTgttaagtttgaaagaaatgctaTATATCAACAAAACCAAAGGTATATAGCTGCCTAGTAAAGTGAATAGGGTCCCATACTCTGCATCTTTGAACTGAGAGAACTTTGCCATCACAGAGCAGTGGATAAGTGTCCAAACACTATACACAATATCAAGAATCAGACTAATTCTCTAGGGTTTTGGGTTATCTGCCAATTTGCTTCTTGGGAAAATTGTTTCATATACTGCCTTGAAAAACAGATGATAAGATTGAACAATATGTTCTCTACTGTTTAAGGAAATGTGAAGTGGCCCAATAGTTGGTAATATTGACAGAATAGATGACTGTGATGTTGCCTGTGGCAAGCTATTGTTCAAGAGATTGTCAGTAGTACCAGATGTCATTGGAAAAGAATACAAGGAATAATCAGTTAAAATATTGTCCTGTTGCAGAGAAGCATCTGAAAATCCTGGATGAGAGCTGACAAACTTCTTAAGTGATTCATATATGatttgtctgccataaaattggCAGGGCCAATCCCCTGGctgaaaaacaataaatttctttaaataggCAGCCAAGCTAGTGTGCATTGCCACATCATAGGCAATTTCAAAGTCCCCATTTGATTTCAGTCTCAATTCTACAAGACCTTATGGGTGGAAATCATCCATTTTGCACATCGTTCGTACATTTTCACTGTCACAGTATTGATGAATGTTGATTCATTCTGTCTCtcaatttcaagattaaaaaatgCCTTTGTGAGCCAGCCAGGCATCAGAGAAGCATAACTCTCACTGATGCCATGCATGGACAATGCAGCATTACTTAGTTGTATGCATGATTCAATATCTATACCATTTTGGTCATGTATACAAAGGGCATGCATTACAGGTACAGCTTGAATATCTTTAAAAACTTCAACAACTATGGTATACATTGTCTTTGCCTCTGACAATTTTTCCTCTTGTGGCCTTCTTTTAGTGTGAATGGCTTTGAAATCATCAATTATTAACACTATTAGCCATTTGCAATGTGTAGCTGTGGTTATAAAATCTTCAAAAGATTTGAGATGAGACTGACATTTTGTGCATAACATTGTTTAAAGTTCTTTTGGAACATGTATACCCCATGATATGTTCTGTTTCAATGCCCTCTTGATTTATCAGTTTACTCCTGAGATGAAGAGCATGGTCCATTTGAAGAGGATTGCATGTTTGACTGAGGCACTAGCACAAAttgtaaatgaatgaaaaaaccCTTGAGTGAATCCAGAATAGTGTCAAATTATTCTGTTGCAACTGTTGATATGAAAAACTCTCTAAAACTGTCTGGATCATACACTGTTTCTGCCTTCTTAACTACTATGTCATAAATCTTTTTCTTGACCAATGCTATTTCCTCTGTCATGTCACATCCTACATTGGGTGGGAAATAAAATTTGCACTCAACTGAAATCTCAGTTTCATATCGTTGTGAGTCATTGTAATTAGGGGTTCATGATGTAAAAGCCTCATAGTAGTTCttgaaaacaagtttcattAGTGTATGATATCATAGCAAGGTTAACAAAACTCTCCTCGTTATTTCGATAAAGTCATCTAATTTTGTTCAGTCTTGTTCCTTGGGGATACAGGCTATGGAAACAAGTTTGACTTTCATTCTGAATGATACTATCAGGTGTACAAGCTTTTTTTATTGCCTGTAATAAGAGTCTCGTCAGATCATTAGATTGTTACAGAATGCTTGTTAtttaaaaaggttgaaaaataaagttgccAAGTGCATATCTCTTTGATTGACATCAATAAACTTTTTATTcggaaataattgatttattaaccAATGGGGGTTAGTGGTGGAATTGGCCAGCAATCTTTATTCAGTAATTTACATTTCAACAGGAAGCCCAAAAGTTTTACTGGTTCTAATTCGCATTTCCTCATCCTTTCAGACATTCCATTCAGAAGCTGAGGATGCCTTTGCACCTATTCCTCTACAAATGGTCCGATTCTTATATGTTTTGGTTCAAGGGTAGTTTGGTCCATATAAAGTATTCAATTTTAAGTGAAATTCGTCACATCATAAACTTATACGAAgatgctttcctttttttcaaagtatATTTACAAGTGTCTACTATTGCTAATTTTCAGCTTCCAAATCTGATATTTCTAAgacaaatgattgaaaaaagtttacTTACTCTCggataaaatttgtaatttttcctcCGTTTCTAATAAACTCTCCCAGGATACAACTACCATTTCTCTAGTACTACTACTATGTGACTTTTCTTCACTCAACATTGATCTTTGTGTTTAGGTATTCGTCCCCGTTGGGTGCGATTCATGTCAACaaacttttgaacaaagaaaaatttttgttgaattttaatttttgcctAAGTGGGTACTTCAAATGTTCAATGATAACTTGAGATAGCACTAACATGCAGAAAGGAATTTCCAGTTCACCTAAGGTTTTTTACAGCCCTCCTACATCCTTCACAAATACGTCCATTGCATTGATCGCTCGTTCCTCCCATCCCAAAACAACACTTTGATtctatttcataaatttttcgCCTTTTGAAAATAACGCGGCTGGGACCTTATCCCGCGTACCTGCAACctatttttcgatttttttcgcGCTTCCAGCCAAGGACACTGAGGACAAAATCACAAGGCTTACAATAAACACAAATGGACGAGCCGTTTGTTTTCGTGCTCCACTACTACCGCATCTTATTCGAAAAACTGGAGGGAGGAGGAAACAAATACGTACGCACGGTGGCAGGGCGCATGCCAGCGGTTACTCtcaacaaacaacaaattcGATTGGTGCATGGCCCGAAGGTGAAAACACCCCTCTGGGTGTCAAGGACTGGACTAGCCTCGCTTTCAGCACTACCGAGTCCGGGCCGTGCACGAGAGGTTCGCAGTATTTGCATTCCGGTTTGTCAGAATTTTTCTGGTAGCCAGGACTGTGTCAAGTCACGTTTTCTTGTTCAAGCAGAAAGAAAGTTTAAGTCATGGGTTAAAATACTGTACTGGTCAAAGAAACCACAATTGTAAGGCTAGCTTCAAGCAGTGAAAGCGAATCTACTGAGGGAAAAGTTTACAGGCTGAAATGTTGAGAAAGACTGTAGTCAGAGGTAAGGATGTTTCAAACCTTTTGTTTAACCATATCATAACTGATTTATcgtttgtataggtaatcacatgatttcgagtgcaatttggaataaataagcacgagtaaattttttcaaagactaacaaagtgcacgagcccgtagggcgagtgcaatttgtggcctttgaaaaattaacaagtgcttgtttattccaaattgcacgagaaaaatcatgcgattacctgttaataatctcatggaaaaatacgagatggtcTATCTATCTACGGTCAGCCTAAATGTATCTTGAAACGTTTACAGAGTGTCCTAAATAGTGCTGCTAGGCTTGTTCACCTTACTATAGATATGAGCATGTTACGCCGTTGCTTATTCAACGTCATTGGCTACCAATTGAACAAAGAATAA from Pocillopora verrucosa isolate sample1 chromosome 14, ASM3666991v2, whole genome shotgun sequence carries:
- the LOC136278053 gene encoding LOW QUALITY PROTEIN: uncharacterized protein (The sequence of the model RefSeq protein was modified relative to this genomic sequence to represent the inferred CDS: inserted 2 bases in 1 codon; substituted 1 base at 1 genomic stop codon), whose amino-acid sequence is MAACALSEDDIPGASLAGREPATLKNEELRFWLKRRGDSLKGLKTKALLIKKVEENRKSRRDQKIVDTWSEQDLHEKETIERGDVSKDIDPSVYGESQPKYPSDGWSVDLTRMPFFTRAEVNGHISKSEKNIDSNISTHSVPTSVRKATKFLQDEYLKEIVAASDDSYFYFKSECHHSFKKNDPLHNLKGTLCIVSGKVEHAHCTCVDGAIGXLAFMMKVCKFTLHQCKSISDVDNEDDVQPKQACTSILQQWHRKDGGNTIVLQPAMEVVVHKTHKDLDRSSSREPGVRCLLYKARTIQSIKGQRADEHKLLTRLQAANPKMASSQIMDPSSESTQLLETKFGKSPQGGYASYQLSTTADNFREYCNILSVPKVDEDKISEIEKKTGRQFRVTASNFGSGPVVSLDAPCLGASPDGKVIDVGCSSPFGLLEVKCPKTKFLVTSLDACSESSFFLENVNDEPKLKCNHNYYAQVQGLMRVTGIRXCDFVVQTNKGLSIECIPFNDQHWNILKGTLKSYYVTHFLAKAAREP